One segment of Proteus appendicitidis DNA contains the following:
- a CDS encoding amino acid ABC transporter permease: MFEQFLSHYLLEPHYLSWLWSGFLITLLISFWTIVIATLMSFALSAARDSTFAPLRWLATVYTSLFRNTPLLVQLFFWYFASGEILPQSAMMWLNTPHEIVFLGVTLAWPSFEFLAGIVGLTFYSTPFIAEELRAGIQGVKQGQKYASLALGLTQWQSMRYVILPQAFRIALPPLLGQYMNVIKNSSLTMAIGVAELSYASRQVETESLRTFEAFGVATILYIAAIALMEAWGQWHQQRKLAQGY; encoded by the coding sequence ATGTTTGAGCAATTTCTTTCACATTACCTTCTGGAGCCACACTATTTAAGCTGGCTCTGGAGCGGTTTTCTCATCACCTTGCTTATCTCTTTTTGGACTATTGTCATTGCAACATTAATGAGCTTCGCCCTTAGTGCTGCAAGAGATAGCACTTTTGCGCCATTACGCTGGTTAGCCACTGTTTATACTTCGCTGTTTCGTAATACGCCACTGTTAGTGCAGTTGTTCTTTTGGTATTTCGCATCAGGAGAGATCCTGCCACAAAGCGCCATGATGTGGTTAAACACACCTCATGAGATTGTATTCTTAGGTGTAACGCTTGCTTGGCCTTCTTTTGAGTTTTTAGCCGGCATTGTAGGTCTGACATTTTACTCAACCCCGTTTATTGCTGAAGAACTAAGAGCAGGTATTCAAGGTGTTAAACAAGGGCAAAAATATGCCTCTTTAGCACTAGGATTAACACAGTGGCAATCGATGCGTTATGTGATTTTACCTCAAGCCTTTCGTATTGCTCTGCCTCCTTTGCTGGGTCAATACATGAATGTGATAAAAAACTCATCACTGACTATGGCTATTGGTGTTGCAGAGCTTTCTTACGCATCAAGACAAGTCGAAACAGAATCATTACGTACTTTCGAAGCCTTTGGTGTCGCAACTATTCTTTATATTGCGGCAATAGCCTTGATGGAAGCTTGGGGACAATGGCATCAGCAACGTAAATTAGCACAAGGGTATTAA
- a CDS encoding amino acid ABC transporter permease, giving the protein MDFTVIADNWQYLLFGAYPDGPLEGAALTVFISIIAGIASIILGTLGGIALAMLRGVWVNLFAAFLGFFRAIPVIMLIFWVYFLLPVVLGMEIPEITTVICALALITSSYIAHGVKAGILAIGKGQWQAGLSLGFNRWQVLWHIVLPQALRMMVPSFINQWIALIKDTSLAYVVGVGELSFLATQVNNRSMVYPMEVFLFVAFIYFILCFSLEIIANRINRSFSIQKEKHPFWQSLFSCKKIPLSEKVI; this is encoded by the coding sequence ATGGACTTTACTGTTATTGCTGATAACTGGCAGTACTTACTCTTTGGTGCTTATCCTGACGGACCTTTAGAAGGTGCAGCGCTAACCGTTTTTATCAGTATTATTGCGGGTATTGCATCTATTATTTTAGGTACATTAGGTGGCATTGCACTGGCAATGCTCAGAGGTGTATGGGTTAACCTTTTTGCGGCTTTTTTAGGCTTTTTCCGTGCTATTCCCGTCATTATGTTGATATTTTGGGTCTATTTTCTATTGCCTGTGGTATTGGGGATGGAAATACCTGAAATCACCACCGTCATTTGTGCGCTCGCTTTAATTACATCGTCTTATATTGCGCATGGTGTCAAAGCAGGTATTTTGGCAATAGGAAAAGGGCAATGGCAGGCGGGATTATCTTTAGGCTTTAATCGCTGGCAAGTGTTGTGGCATATCGTATTGCCACAAGCATTACGCATGATGGTGCCTTCATTTATTAATCAGTGGATAGCTTTAATTAAAGATACTTCATTAGCTTATGTGGTAGGTGTAGGCGAGCTTTCATTCTTAGCCACACAAGTCAATAACCGCAGTATGGTTTATCCGATGGAAGTCTTTTTATTTGTGGCTTTTATCTATTTTATTCTCTGTTTTTCATTGGAAATCATAGCTAATCGGATCAACCGATCATTCTCAATACAAAAAGAAAAACATCCTTTTTGGCAATCCTTATTTTCTTGCAAAAAAATACCATTGAGTGAAAAAGTCATTTAA
- a CDS encoding ACP S-malonyltransferase, with product MPLTDREYHQKEEMILFFPGQGMPYLGMGNRAYSDSPSIKWVWNCASEIAGFDVRAICLKGPMNKLIQTHYQQVAITTINIATLYLLRERCCVNEAGYAGHSAGEYSALFAANVIGLESVFKLINYRASIMQQLATNKKGAMYVVKGCSYQTLSALIEQQNMATLVNVCCDNSELYQVIGGEYESVRKVVNQLVKMKIEASKLAVNGAWHTELMREGKKLLAHFLQQIPFSIPHKPVVMNVSADVTTDIETIKQNLVNQLTETVKWTATMALWGSLGYKNFIELGDKRSLYYLAKSSCSLKDKNILHFNDYI from the coding sequence ATGCCGTTAACAGACAGAGAATATCATCAAAAAGAAGAAATGATTTTATTTTTTCCCGGTCAAGGTATGCCTTATTTAGGTATGGGAAATAGAGCGTATAGCGATTCTCCATCGATAAAATGGGTTTGGAATTGTGCGAGTGAAATCGCTGGGTTTGATGTAAGGGCTATTTGTTTAAAAGGGCCGATGAATAAGTTGATACAAACTCACTATCAACAAGTGGCGATAACAACGATCAATATCGCCACTCTTTATTTATTGCGCGAACGTTGTTGCGTTAATGAGGCTGGATACGCAGGTCATAGTGCGGGTGAATATTCAGCGCTATTCGCCGCGAATGTGATTGGACTTGAATCTGTATTTAAGCTAATTAATTACCGCGCTTCAATAATGCAACAGTTGGCTACAAATAAAAAAGGGGCTATGTATGTGGTTAAAGGCTGCTCTTATCAGACTTTATCTGCCCTTATTGAACAACAAAATATGGCTACATTGGTAAATGTTTGTTGTGATAATAGCGAGCTTTACCAAGTGATTGGTGGAGAGTATGAAAGTGTGCGTAAGGTCGTTAATCAATTAGTTAAAATGAAAATAGAAGCCAGTAAATTAGCCGTTAATGGCGCTTGGCATACTGAATTAATGAGAGAGGGTAAAAAACTACTCGCTCATTTTTTGCAACAAATCCCATTTTCAATACCCCATAAACCCGTGGTGATGAATGTTTCGGCTGATGTAACGACAGATATTGAGACGATAAAGCAAAACTTAGTCAATCAACTGACAGAAACCGTTAAATGGACTGCAACAATGGCGTTGTGGGGGAGTTTAGGATATAAAAATTTTATAGAGCTTGGCGATAAACGATCACTCTATTATTTGGCTAAAAGTTCATGTTCTTTAAAAGATAAAAATATACTGCATTTTAATGATTATATTTAA